The DNA sequence AGTAACGCAATTTATTCTGCTTGCTCCCGCAGGTATTGGAAGTTTTGATCGAGTGCCACCTTTATGGATGCAGCGGATTGCCGAAAAAGCATTGGCCTGGCCCCTGTGGTTGAAATTTTTGGTTAATCTGGGTTCCCGTTTGAAACTGGTGAGCAATTTTCATCGCCGCTACGCCGAGGTGCAGTTGTTTGACGCGCAGAAACGCCAGCTCTTATTTCGGACCTATAACTCGCTGCGTCATTTACGCACGACCCGCCCTGACCGAAAACAGTTTTGGGAACAAACGACGATTCCTACACTGGTGGTTTTGGCAGAACAAGATCGCTTTGTTCCAAATGGGGCCATCAAGGCTTATTTTTTAAAAAACAAGCATATCAAAATTGTGGAGACGCCAGGGAACCACGATCTTGTTAATGAAAAGACGGCGCGGGTTATGTTGGAGGAGCTTTAAATTGACTGAAAAAAACTGTGCTATTTTGTGCTTTTGTG is a window from the Lewinella sp. LCG006 genome containing:
- a CDS encoding alpha/beta fold hydrolase; this translates as MCPQPDPSKVRNYFLDLAGQQVHVSCYGNGPQLLITLHGYDYDGSVFAAWASTLGDQYTLCAPDLPFHGQTSWRGREFRPETIQAIITAIAHHEGASTFHLAGHSLGARLLVCTGNTWVEQVTQFILLAPAGIGSFDRVPPLWMQRIAEKALAWPLWLKFLVNLGSRLKLVSNFHRRYAEVQLFDAQKRQLLFRTYNSLRHLRTTRPDRKQFWEQTTIPTLVVLAEQDRFVPNGAIKAYFLKNKHIKIVETPGNHDLVNEKTARVMLEEL